The proteins below are encoded in one region of Actinomycetota bacterium:
- a CDS encoding 4Fe-4S dicluster domain-containing protein — protein MSEERKHRLPSDDRDWKPAKLSVTDKLGLTKFKPDAESHLSIKDKEICHETCRRKYCTHTCPAQVYRWEEEEESISIAYEGCLECGTCRSGGCPYDNIEMSYPRGGFGVQYRFG, from the coding sequence ATGAGCGAAGAGCGCAAGCACAGACTGCCTTCCGACGACCGCGACTGGAAGCCAGCAAAACTCAGCGTCACCGACAAACTCGGTCTGACCAAGTTCAAACCAGACGCCGAGTCACATCTTTCCATCAAGGATAAGGAGATCTGCCACGAGACCTGCCGCCGCAAATACTGCACCCACACCTGCCCGGCCCAGGTTTACCGCTGGGAAGAAGAGGAAGAATCAATATCTATAGCCTATGAGGGCTGCCTTGAATGTGGCACCTGCCGCAGTGGCGGTTGCCCCTATGACAATATCGAGATGAGTTATCCCCGGGGCGGATTCGGAGTGCAGTACCGGTTCGGATAG